In Maylandia zebra isolate NMK-2024a linkage group LG12, Mzebra_GT3a, whole genome shotgun sequence, a single genomic region encodes these proteins:
- the ift81 gene encoding intraflagellar transport protein 81 homolog, with translation MSEQLKFIVEQLNREPFKKNFNLITFDSLEPMQLLQILNDVLAEIDPKQAIDIREEMPEQTVKRICALLGMLKYKPPGNLSDVSSFRQGLVTGSKPVIHPILHWLLQRVPELKKRTYLARFLVKLEVPADFLQDDIINDTYHQYEELVEGFKTYHKECEQLRTSGFSTAEIRRDISAMEEEKDQLIKRVERLKKRVESVSNHQRMLEQARQLRVEKEREEALTQQKQEQKNQLFQAEQRLLRSEQQLKDLRQAAADANPESLMKRLEEEIKINSYMVSEKLPKELEGMRRTVQFLQKVASEPAMGQADLQELEDKIKEADSQINQLIEKRMMRYDPMDDKLSLYRQQASIIARRKESKAEELQEAREELAAAERELRQRTNQTQGSDGEEVIRGDEMKRLVAKLRSKGTVYKKKRQEIAELKADYGVVQRTEEILKQRHDAVQQKLQAVEAEKGISGYSDTQEELERVSAIKSELDEKKGRTLDDMSEMVKKLNSMIVEKKSALAPIIKELRSLRQQSQELGQEYEEKKAQYESCAAGLESNRSKLEQEVKALRDEMAQKENRYHHINTMSQILEMQIQRAAEEMKAYVSPDPQEKKKAMREVYMKNISEQELLGKKLREEQKTVRESHSANMEQVKMWRDLEQLMECKRQCFIRAKNRESIGQIIQEGGEDRLVL, from the exons ATGAGCGAACAGTTGAAATTCATCGTCGAACAGCTGAACAGGGAACCATTCAAGAAGAACTTCAATCTCATCACGTTTGACTCACTTGAACCGATGCAGCTGTTGCAGATTTTGAACGATGTTCTGGCTGAAATCGACCCAAAG CAAGCCATAGACATCCGTGAAGAAATGCCTGAACAGACTGTGAAGAGAATATGTGCTCTGTTGGGGATGCTGAAATACAAACCTCCTGGTAACCTCTCTGACGT AAGCAGCTTCAGACAGGGTCTGGTGACTGGCAGCAAACCTGTGATTCACCCAATCCTCCACTGGCTGCTGCAGAGAGTCCCTGAGCTGAAGAAGAGGACTTACTTGGCTCGTTTTCTTGTTAAGCTCGAGGTGCCTGCAGATTTTCTGCAGGATGATATCATCAATGACACTTATCACCAG TATGAAGAGCTGGTGGAAGGATTTAAGACTTATCATAAGGAGTGTGAGCAGCTGAGGACTTCAGGCTTCTCCACAGCAGAAATAAGAAGG GACATTAGTGCcatggaggaagagaaagaccAGCTCATCAAACGTGTGGAGAGGCTGAAGAAGAGG GTGGAGTCGGTGTCTAACCATCAGCGGATGCTGGAGCAGGCCAGGCAGCTGCGGGTGgagaaggagagggaggaggCGCTGACTCAACAGAAGCAAGAGCAAAAGAATCAG ctgtttcAGGCTGAGCAGAGGCTGCTGAGATCAGAGCAGCAGTTGAAGGATTTGCGACAAGCTGCAGCAGATGCTAATCCAGAGA GCTTAATGAAGCGACTCGAAGAGGAGATCAAGATCAACTCCTACATGGTCTCTGAGAAGCTTCCCAAGGAGCTGGAGGGCATGAGGCGTACCGTGCAGTTCCTGCAGAAGGTGGCATCAGAGCCTGCGATGGGCCAGGCTGATCTCCAGGAGCTGGAGGACAAG ATTAAAGAAGCAGATTCTCAGATAAACCAGCTGATTGAGAAGAGGATGATGAGATATGACCCCATGGATGACAAACTCTCCCTTTACAGACAACAG GCCTCCATCATCGCTCGAAGGAAGGAGTCAAAGGCAGAGGAGCTTCAGGAAGCAAGGGAGGAGCTGGCTGCGGCAGAGAGGGAGCTGAGGCAGAGGACAAACCAGACACAAGGCTCAGATGGGGAAGAGGTCATTCGTGGTGATGAG ATGAAACGATTAGTGGCGAAACTCCGCAGCAAGGGAACAGTATACAAGAAGAAACGCCAGGAAATCGCTGAGCTGAAAGCAGATTATGGAGTCGTGCAGCGCACAGAGGAGATTCTCAAGCAGAGACATGATGCTGTCCAGCAGAAACTG CAAGCCGTGGAGGCTGAGAAGGGTATCTCTGGGTACAGTGATACTCAGGAAGAGCTGGAGAGGGTTTCTGCCATCAAGAGTGAGCTAGATGAGAAGAAGGGCCGCACTCTGGATGACATGTCTGAAATG GTGAAGAAGCTAAACTCAATGATAGTGGAGAAGAAGTCTGCGCTAGCACCAATTATTAAAGAACTGAGGTCACTGAGACAGCAGAGTCAG GAGTTAGGCCAAGAGTATGAAGAAAAGAAGGCACAGTATGAAAGCTGTGCTGCTGGTTTGGAGAGCAACAGATCAAAACTGGAGCAG GAGGTGAAAGCACTGAGGGATGAGATGGCACAGAAGGAAAACCGATACCATCATATCAACACCATGTCACAG ATCCTTGAGATGCAAATACAGAGGGCAGCTGAGGAGATGAAGGCCTACGTGTCTCCTGATCcgcaagagaagaagaaagccatGAG GGAAGTGTACATGAAGAATATTTCCGAACAGGAGTTACTTGGCAAG AAGTTGCGAGAGGAACAGAAGACGGTGAGGGAGAGCCACAGCGCCAACATGGAGCAGGTGAAGATGTGGCGTGACCTAGAGCAGCTGATGGAGTGCAAGAGGCAGTGCTTTATAAGGGCAAAGAACCGGGAGTCTATCGGTCAGATCAtccaggagggaggggaggacaGGCTGGTGCTGTGA